In Streptococcus uberis, a single window of DNA contains:
- a CDS encoding nitroreductase family protein has protein sequence MKFLELNKKRHAIKTFNDKPVDFKDLRTAIEIATLAPSANNIQPWKFVVVEDKKADLAKDMVLGNKVQVEQAQYVVAIFSDTDLIQRSRKIARVGVKSLPDDMIGYYMETLPPRFAKFNEMQKAEYLSFNTGLVAMNLVLALTDQKIASNMILGFDKSLTNDILGIDKRFRPEILITVGYSDDKPEPTYRLPVDELIERR, from the coding sequence ATGAAATTTCTAGAATTAAACAAAAAAAGACATGCCATCAAAACCTTCAATGATAAACCTGTTGATTTTAAGGATTTGAGGACAGCCATTGAGATTGCGACTTTAGCACCAAGTGCTAACAATATTCAGCCTTGGAAATTTGTTGTTGTGGAAGATAAAAAAGCTGATTTGGCTAAAGATATGGTCTTGGGTAACAAAGTTCAAGTGGAACAAGCTCAATATGTTGTGGCCATCTTCTCAGATACGGATTTGATTCAACGCTCTCGTAAGATTGCGCGTGTGGGTGTTAAGTCTCTTCCAGATGACATGATTGGCTATTATATGGAAACTTTACCACCACGTTTTGCTAAGTTTAATGAGATGCAAAAAGCAGAATACCTGTCCTTTAATACTGGTCTTGTTGCCATGAATCTTGTCTTGGCTTTGACAGACCAGAAGATTGCATCTAATATGATATTAGGTTTTGATAAATCCCTAACCAATGACATTTTAGGGATTGATAAACGCTTCCGACCGGAAATTTTAATTACAGTTGGTTACAGTGATGACAAGCCTGAGCCAACTTATCGCCTTCCTGTTGACGAATTGATTGAACGTCGTTAA
- the pepV gene encoding dipeptidase PepV produces the protein MIDFKAEVEKRKDEILEDLISILRINSERDDSQADETHPFGPGPVKALEHFLAMAERDGYKTRNIDNYAGDFEFGEGEEVLGIFGHLDVVPAGAGWDTDPYEPVVKDDRIYARGSSDDKGPTIACYHALKIIKDLGLPVSKKVRFIVGTDEESGWGDMDYYFAHNGLKDPDFGFSPDAEFPIINGEKGNITEYLHFGGENDGAFVLHSFKGGLRENMVPESATAIISTTREFNIFEAEFDQYIKRKQVKGDISKDGDKIKVTIHGKSAHGSTPELGINGATLLARYLSRYAFNKEAEAYLRLAGHQLHEAFDAKKFGMAYSDEKMGALSMNAGVFSFDKESNDNTIALNFRYPKGIDAFVLKAGLEKLKGVREVTLSEHEHTPHYVPMDDELVSTLLSVYEKQTGLKGYEQIIGGGTFGRLLERGVAFGAMFPGDENTMHQANEYMPLENIYRSAAIYAEAIYELIK, from the coding sequence ATGATTGATTTTAAAGCTGAAGTTGAAAAGCGTAAAGATGAAATTTTAGAAGATTTAATCAGTATTTTGCGCATTAATTCTGAAAGGGATGACTCTCAAGCAGATGAAACACATCCTTTTGGACCTGGACCAGTTAAAGCATTAGAACACTTCTTGGCAATGGCGGAACGTGATGGCTACAAAACACGTAACATTGATAATTATGCTGGTGACTTTGAATTTGGTGAAGGCGAAGAAGTACTTGGTATTTTTGGTCACTTAGATGTTGTCCCTGCTGGTGCTGGTTGGGATACAGATCCTTATGAGCCAGTCGTTAAAGATGATAGAATCTATGCGCGTGGGTCATCAGATGATAAAGGTCCAACAATTGCTTGTTACCATGCTTTGAAAATCATTAAAGACTTAGGCCTACCAGTTTCTAAGAAAGTTCGTTTCATTGTTGGAACGGATGAAGAATCAGGTTGGGGAGATATGGATTACTACTTTGCACACAACGGATTGAAAGATCCTGACTTTGGATTCTCACCTGATGCAGAATTCCCAATTATTAATGGTGAAAAAGGGAATATTACAGAATACCTTCATTTTGGTGGAGAAAACGATGGTGCTTTTGTTCTTCATTCCTTCAAAGGTGGCCTTCGTGAAAATATGGTTCCAGAATCAGCAACAGCTATTATCTCAACCACACGTGAATTCAATATCTTTGAAGCAGAATTTGATCAATATATTAAACGGAAACAGGTAAAAGGTGATATTTCTAAAGATGGTGACAAGATTAAAGTTACTATCCATGGGAAATCTGCTCACGGCTCAACTCCTGAACTTGGAATCAACGGAGCAACTTTATTAGCACGTTACCTTTCACGTTATGCTTTCAATAAAGAAGCTGAAGCTTACTTGCGTCTAGCTGGTCACCAATTACACGAAGCCTTCGATGCTAAGAAGTTTGGTATGGCTTATAGCGATGAAAAAATGGGTGCTCTTAGCATGAATGCTGGTGTATTCAGTTTTGATAAAGAGTCAAACGATAACACGATTGCTCTCAACTTCCGTTATCCAAAAGGTATTGATGCCTTTGTTCTTAAAGCAGGTTTAGAAAAACTTAAAGGTGTTCGTGAAGTTACCTTATCAGAACATGAGCACACACCACACTACGTGCCAATGGATGATGAATTAGTGTCAACTTTATTAAGCGTCTATGAAAAACAAACTGGTCTAAAAGGCTATGAACAAATCATCGGTGGTGGTACATTTGGACGCTTATTAGAACGTGGTGTAGCATTTGGAGCAATGTTCCCAGGTGATGAAAACACCATGCACCAAGCTAATGAATACATGCCATTAGAAAATATTTACCGCTCTGCTGCCATTTACGCAGAAGCAATCTACGAATTAATCAAATAA